The Candidatus Binatus sp. DNA segment CTGATCGTGGTGCTCGGGATGGGCCACGCGACCGGCGGTTCGAAGCGATGGATCAACCTCGGCTTGTTCAAGCTCGAGCCGTCGGAGCTGGCGAAAATCGCGGTGGTGTTCGTGCTGGTGCGCTATCTGCGCGAGGAGCCGCCGAAAGGTGGATGGCGGCTCCGCCAGATGATCATTCCATTCATCCTGCTTGGCATCCCCGCGGGCCTGGTGCTCAAGCAGCCCGACCTCGGCACCGGACTGACGCTGATCCTGATCACGGTGACGCTGATTTTCGTCAGCGGGCTCAACTGGCGCACGATGGCGATACTGGCGGTAGCTGCGATGCTCGCGGCGCCGCTGAGTTGGCATTATCTGAAACCGTACCAGCGCCAGCGACTGGTCACGTTCATCAATCCGCAGGCCGATCCGCTCGGCTCCGGCTATCACATTATCCAGTCGGAAATTGCGATTGGAGCGGGCGGATCGTTCGGCAAGGGCTTTCTAAATGGCACGCAGGCGCGCCTGAATTTCCTGCCCGAGCAACACACCGATTTTATCTTCGCAGTGTTTGCCGAGGAGTTCGGACTCGCCGGCTCGCTCATCCTGCTTGCGCTCTATGCGAGCCTGATCGCGCGCGGCGCATGGATTGCGCGGCACGCACGCGATCGGTTCGGCGCGCTGCTCGCGATCGGCGTCACGGCGATCGTATTCTGGCAGGTCGCGATCAACATCGGCATGGCGACCGGGATGCTGCCGGTGGTGGGAATCACGCTGCCGCTGGTGAGTTACGGCGGCTCGTCGCTGATCGCGATGATGGCGGCGATCGGGATTTTGATCAGCATCAACACCCGCCGCTTCCTATTTTAACCCTCGCACGCCCGTCTGATCACTAACGGAGCTTGCGCGAGCCTGAGCCGTGATCTACGAACAACAAGCCTATCTGTCGCGGCCTTCGAAGGATCGCTTCGCGGTTAGTGTTTTTTCGGTGACGCGCAGGTGCCGCATCCGGAATTGCATCCGGCGGCGCCATCGGCCGGCGGCGGCCCGAAGTAGTAGCCCGATTGCTCGAGTTCGCCCGGTCCCACCCAACTGACGGCATCCGAGGTCGGCGTGTCGCAATGGACGCACACGCGCCGCTCGATACCATCGTCGTCGAGCGCGACGTACGTCAGCACCGACTTTGCGCACTGGGCGCAATGCGCCATCGGAAACGACGAATCTCTGGGCGCGGGGGTAGGCATCAACATCGAAGATACCCGATCGGCCACAACCGTGAAATCGGCAACTTTGGCAGCTTTCTTTGCGCCTGCATTGTGAGTCACTCGCGAACCATATTTACGAAATTTGGACGCGAACCGTTTTCAAGCCGCATTTCCACTCGTGTAAGATCGTGTGATGGCTACAACGATTAAGCTCGAACTGCCCGAAGAGATCGCGAGCCGCCTCAGGGCGAAGTGGAAGGACCTCCCGCGTGCCGCGCTCGAGAGTTTGCTAGCCGACGGCTATCGATCCGAGCTGCTGAGCGCAGACCAGGTCAGGCAACTGCTCGGCTTTGGCAGCCGGATGCGCGTCGATGAATTTCTCAAGCAGCATGGTGTTTACGACTACACTGCCGAGGACTTCGAACAGGATCGTCTGACTCTCCACCGCCTCAAGCGCCGGGCAGGCAAGCGGCAATAGGATTGCCGACTTGAGAGTCGTCGCCGATACCACGCCATTAAACTATTTGATCCTGATCGAGGGGGTTCACGTCCTGCCAGAAATATTTGACGAGGTTCTCGTTCCACGTGCCGTAGCACGCGAACTAAAGCATCCGGGAGCTCCCCTCGTAGTCAGGCAGTGGATTGCAAAGCCTCCGCGGTGGTTGCGGGTTGCCGCCGTCTCGAACCTCGATCCTGCTTTAGGGTATCTCGGAAGTGGTGAGCAGGAAGCAATCGCACTCGCGCTCACGCAGCACGCCGACGCGCTATTGATGGACGAGAAGGTCGGCCGACGGGAAGCGCAGCGAAGGAATCTCGCCGTGATCGGCACTCTTGCAGTGCTCGACGAAGCTGATCGAGCTGGGCATTTGGATTTCGGCGATGCCCTCGGCCGCCTGCGTCAAACCAATTTCAGATTATCGCCGGCGCTGCTCAGGATACTCGCTAGACGACGAAGCGAGGGCCAGCGAAGATAACCTACGTGCGGTGGTAGGGTTCGCCGAGCGCGCTGGGGGCGGCGGCTTGACCGCCAAAACTTGCGAGGACCACCAGAGTCAGCGCATAGGGCAGCGCGAGGAAAAGCTGATACGGGACCATCGTGCCGAGCGCCTGCAAGCCAAATTGCAGCGCCATCGCGGCGCCGAACAGCAGCGACGCCGCACACAGTCCCCACGCGTTCCATCGCCCGAGAATCACCACCGACAGCGCGACGAATCCTCGGCCGGCCGAAATGTTTTCGACGAAGGTGTTCGCATACGCGAGCGTGAGGTACGCGCCCGCCAGTCCAGTCAGCGCTCCCGCCGCGATCAGCGCCTGCCATCGGATTCGATAGACGTTGAGCCCGAGCGCGTCGGCGGCCGCCGGACGTTCACCCGCCGCGCGCAGCCGGAGTCCGTAGCGCGTGCGCGAAATGAGATAGGCGAGAATCGGCACCAGCGCGAAGGTGAGATACACCAGCGCGTTGTGATCGAAGAGCACTGGCCCGAGCAGCGGGATTTTCGCGAGCGGACCGAGCGGAATTCTCGGCACCGATCGCACCATGAAAGCCTTGCCGGTGACGCCGAACATCCGGCGATAGAAGACGCCGGTGATTCCGAGCGACAGGATGCTGAGCGCGGTGCCGGAGACGACCTGGTTCACGGCGAGATTCACCACCAGCGCCGCGAAGATCGCGTTGATGACGACGCCGGCGGCGATTCCGCACGCGAGCCCCAGCAGGAGACTCCCGCTGAAGTACGCGCCCGCGAGCGCGAAGAATGCGCCCGAGAGCATCGCGCCTTCGATTCCGATATTGACGATGCCGCTTTCCTCGACGAGCAGTTCGCCGAGCGCCGCCAGGAGAATCGGCGTCGCCATGCTGAGCATCGAACTCAGGAACGCTTCAAGCATCGGGCAACTCCGCGGCGGCGATCGGATCGGTCATGACGCTGTCACCAAGCATCGTTTTGCGCATCCCGCTCCAGAGCGGAGTGTCGAACGCGAGCAGGAACAGAATCACCATCCCCTGAATCACCTGCACCAACACGGGCGAGACGTTCTGCGAGCGCTGCATCGCCTGCGAGCCGTTGTCGAGCGCGCCGAAAAAGAGCGCCGCCGCGATGATGCCGAGCGGATTGAGGTGCGCGACCAGCGCGACGGCGATCGCCTCGTAACCCCATCCCGGCGAGAGCTTCTCGAACAATCGATGCGTGATCGCCGACACTTGCACCGCGCCGCCGAGGCCTGCGAGCGCGCCCGAGAGGGCCATCACCACAATCGTGAGGCGCTCGATTCTGATACGGAAGAAGGTCGCGGCGCGGCGATTGCGGCCCATCGCGCGCAGCTCGAAACCAGCGCTGGTATGGAACAAAACGACGTAGCACGCAGCCGCGAGGATCACCGCGATCAGCATGCCCAGGTTGAGGCGGCTCGGCGCAAAATAAAATCCCAGCTCCGCTGACGCCGCAATCGGCGAGCTGGCCGGATAGGAGCGCGACGGTTCCATCAGCGGTCCGTGCACGACCCAGCTCAGCATCTGCGCCGCAACGAAATTCAGCATGATCGTGCTGATAACTTCGTTCACGTCGCGCCGCGCGCGGAGCCATCCGGCGAGACCGCCCCAGATCGCGCCGCCCACTGCGCCTGCGCTCAACACGACAGCGATCGCTACCGGATGCGGCCAGTCGCCGAGCCACGGACCGATTGCGCCGGCCGCGATCGCGCCGATCACGAGCTGGCCGTCGGCGCCGATATTCCAGAGCGCGCCCGAGAACGCGAGCGAGATCGCGAGTCCGGTGAACACCAGCGGCGTCGCCTTGACGATCGTGTCGGTGAAGGCATACCAACTGCCGAATGCGCCTTCGCCGAGCGCCGCGAAAACGCCGATCGGCGACGCGCCGAGCGCGAGTAAGATGATCGAAATCGACAACGCGGCGAGCGCGAGCGCGGCGGCGGGCTTGGCGACTGACGGCAGCATCGACGCGCGCGTCCTGCGCTACCGTTGCTCCGCGATTCCCGCCATCAGCAGGCCAAGTTGCTCGGGGTCGCGCTGCTCGGCGGTGGTGTGATGAATCCTGCCGCGGCTGATCACCATCAGGCGGCCGCAGAGCGCGAGCAATTCGTCGAGGTCGCTCGAGATGAGCAGCACCGCGCCTCCGGCGGCGGCGAAATCGAGCAGGGTGCGATGCACATCGGCGGTGGCGTTCAGATCGAGTCCGCGGCAGATATTGTGCGCGACGATGATCCGCGGCTCACCCGCAATCGCGCGCGCGACCTCGAGTCGCTGCCGATTTCCGCCGGACAGCGAACCGGCCATCGCGTCGGGTCCGCTCGCGCGGATGCGAAAACGGGTGAGCAGACTCGCGCAAAGTTCGATCGCCTTCGACCGGCTGAGCCATCCACGCGACGTCATCTGCGCGCGGATCGGATTCGCGAGCAGCAGATTTTCCCACAGCTCCATGTCGAGGATGAGGCCGTCGAGGTCGCGATTCTGCGGTATCACCGCCATCGCGGAGCCGTCGTTTCCGCCCGCGCCCAGCACCTTGATCGATCCGGCGGTGGCGTCGCGCACGCCCGCCAGCAACTCGACGAGTTCGGTCTGCCCGTTGCCGTCGACGCCCGCGATCCCCGCGATTTCGCCAGCCGCGACGCTGAACGAGATGCGATCGAGGATGCGGCGCCGATTCGATTCCAGCGTGAGATTCTCGACCTCGAGCGCAACCCCGCCAGCGTTCCGCTTCAACAGATTCGCGTCGGGCTGCGCGACCAACTCGCCGAGCATCAGGCGCGCGAGCGCGCTCTCGTCGGTTTCGGCGGGCGTCATTTTACCGACTACGCGGCCGTGGCGGAGCACGGTGATTCGATCCGCGACCGCCATCGCCTCAGCGAGCTTGTGCGTAATCAGCACGACGATTCGGCCTTCGCCGCGAAGGCGCCGCAGCAAGTCGAGGAATGCCTTCAACTCAGACGGCGCGAGCACTCCGGTCGGCTCGTCGAGAATCAGCACGCGCGGATCGAAACTGAGCGCGCGCAGCACCTCGAGCCGCACCCGTTCGGCGACCGAGCGCTGCTCGACCCGCGATTCTGCCGGCGGCAAATCGAAGCCCAGCTTGCGCGCGAGTTCCGCGCTGCGCGCCGCGACCGCGGGCAAATCGAGGATAGCGCTTTCGCGATCGAAACCGCCGAGCG contains these protein-coding regions:
- a CDS encoding ABC transporter permease, with product MLEAFLSSMLSMATPILLAALGELLVEESGIVNIGIEGAMLSGAFFALAGAYFSGSLLLGLACGIAAGVVINAIFAALVVNLAVNQVVSGTALSILSLGITGVFYRRMFGVTGKAFMVRSVPRIPLGPLAKIPLLGPVLFDHNALVYLTFALVPILAYLISRTRYGLRLRAAGERPAAADALGLNVYRIRWQALIAAGALTGLAGAYLTLAYANTFVENISAGRGFVALSVVILGRWNAWGLCAASLLFGAAMALQFGLQALGTMVPYQLFLALPYALTLVVLASFGGQAAAPSALGEPYHRT
- a CDS encoding ABC transporter permease, with amino-acid sequence MLPSVAKPAAALALAALSISIILLALGASPIGVFAALGEGAFGSWYAFTDTIVKATPLVFTGLAISLAFSGALWNIGADGQLVIGAIAAGAIGPWLGDWPHPVAIAVVLSAGAVGGAIWGGLAGWLRARRDVNEVISTIMLNFVAAQMLSWVVHGPLMEPSRSYPASSPIAASAELGFYFAPSRLNLGMLIAVILAAACYVVLFHTSAGFELRAMGRNRRAATFFRIRIERLTIVVMALSGALAGLGGAVQVSAITHRLFEKLSPGWGYEAIAVALVAHLNPLGIIAAALFFGALDNGSQAMQRSQNVSPVLVQVIQGMVILFLLAFDTPLWSGMRKTMLGDSVMTDPIAAAELPDA
- a CDS encoding ABC transporter ATP-binding protein, with the translated sequence MLKASAISKRFGRTLALDGVDFEARPGEIHALVGENGAGKTTLMNVIAGALRPDAGAASLDGRALVAGSPHAALQAGIATVHQSPMLFERFTWEENLALGGFDRESAILDLPAVAARSAELARKLGFDLPPAESRVEQRSVAERVRLEVLRALSFDPRVLILDEPTGVLAPSELKAFLDLLRRLRGEGRIVVLITHKLAEAMAVADRITVLRHGRVVGKMTPAETDESALARLMLGELVAQPDANLLKRNAGGVALEVENLTLESNRRRILDRISFSVAAGEIAGIAGVDGNGQTELVELLAGVRDATAGSIKVLGAGGNDGSAMAVIPQNRDLDGLILDMELWENLLLANPIRAQMTSRGWLSRSKAIELCASLLTRFRIRASGPDAMAGSLSGGNRQRLEVARAIAGEPRIIVAHNICRGLDLNATADVHRTLLDFAAAGGAVLLISSDLDELLALCGRLMVISRGRIHHTTAEQRDPEQLGLLMAGIAEQR
- the rodA gene encoding rod shape-determining protein RodA, with the protein product MAGPDRRFILHFDWTIFLLTLTLAGVGLISVVSASYAGPHRAIDPLVVRQLIWIAAGTLAMLITVFLDYRAFQTYAYPFYIMVVILLIVVLGMGHATGGSKRWINLGLFKLEPSELAKIAVVFVLVRYLREEPPKGGWRLRQMIIPFILLGIPAGLVLKQPDLGTGLTLILITVTLIFVSGLNWRTMAILAVAAMLAAPLSWHYLKPYQRQRLVTFINPQADPLGSGYHIIQSEIAIGAGGSFGKGFLNGTQARLNFLPEQHTDFIFAVFAEEFGLAGSLILLALYASLIARGAWIARHARDRFGALLAIGVTAIVFWQVAINIGMATGMLPVVGITLPLVSYGGSSLIAMMAAIGILISINTRRFLF
- a CDS encoding UPF0175 family protein codes for the protein MATTIKLELPEEIASRLRAKWKDLPRAALESLLADGYRSELLSADQVRQLLGFGSRMRVDEFLKQHGVYDYTAEDFEQDRLTLHRLKRRAGKRQ